In a single window of the Pedosphaera parvula Ellin514 genome:
- a CDS encoding HEAT repeat domain-containing protein — MSRRRIMGLMVSLVVVLAVAAAGWMAYAGREPRSEGKSLTEWCRLYSQHETSGWQRTGKFHVPGETPGEAQLAIRKIGTNALPHLVRMVGAKDSPLKVKIWMLLRRQSVVRIPLMAREERPLATWGFDVLGAEAKPAVPALIQLMDDKDMMVRRMVMICLEKIGPSANDAVPVLSRALDDPGLKMRSTALYALVSVHVPGDEVVPRLIKKVESLRKDGSGDYVDIIYMLEKFGPDARAAVPTLLSIAREEIGASRMAATNALMRIEPDVAKVMVPQKDFEEEISPWIKRD, encoded by the coding sequence ATGAGCAGAAGAAGAATCATGGGGTTGATGGTTTCGCTGGTAGTGGTGCTGGCAGTGGCGGCGGCGGGGTGGATGGCGTACGCGGGACGAGAGCCACGTTCTGAGGGAAAGAGTTTAACGGAGTGGTGTCGGCTGTATTCGCAACACGAGACGTCGGGGTGGCAGCGGACGGGGAAATTTCATGTTCCGGGAGAAACGCCCGGTGAGGCGCAGCTGGCGATTCGGAAGATTGGGACGAATGCTTTGCCACATTTGGTGAGGATGGTGGGAGCAAAGGATTCGCCGCTGAAAGTGAAAATATGGATGTTGCTACGTAGACAATCGGTGGTGCGGATTCCCTTGATGGCCAGGGAAGAGCGGCCGTTGGCGACCTGGGGATTTGATGTTTTGGGAGCAGAAGCGAAACCGGCGGTGCCAGCCTTGATTCAATTGATGGATGATAAGGATATGATGGTGCGAAGGATGGTGATGATATGTTTGGAGAAAATCGGGCCGTCGGCGAATGATGCTGTGCCGGTACTGAGCCGGGCTTTGGACGATCCTGGCCTAAAAATGCGTTCCACGGCATTGTATGCGTTGGTATCGGTGCATGTGCCGGGTGACGAGGTGGTGCCGAGGCTCATAAAGAAGGTGGAGTCGTTGCGGAAAGACGGGAGCGGTGATTACGTAGACATCATTTATATGTTGGAGAAATTCGGGCCGGATGCCAGGGCGGCGGTGCCGACCTTGTTGAGCATCGCCCGGGAGGAAATCGGGGCGAGTCGGATGGCGGCGACGAACGCGTTGATGCGGATTGAGCCTGATGTGGCGAAGGTTATGGTCCCACAAAAGGATTTTGAGGAGGAAATCAGCCCGTGGATTAAGAGGGATTGA
- a CDS encoding phage integrase N-terminal SAM-like domain-containing protein — protein MSSKQKLKQFLTSLAQKSVATSTLNQAFNAVSFFYKDAVTTLIPENTFPFHYSPPNRAGSFHTASHMVRRCGHRCQNFLS, from the coding sequence TTGTCGAGTAAGCAAAAACTGAAACAGTTTCTGACGTCTCTGGCTCAGAAGAGTGTCGCGACCAGCACCCTGAATCAAGCCTTTAACGCGGTTAGCTTTTTCTATAAAGATGCTGTGACCACTCTGATCCCGGAAAATACTTTCCCGTTCCATTACTCACCGCCCAATCGCGCAGGGAGTTTTCACACAGCCTCTCACATGGTTAGGCGGTGCGGTCATCGTTGCCAAAACTTTCTGTCCTGA
- a CDS encoding MlaE family ABC transporter permease — translation MFLVGGYEVGFTLLAVVGQSTYSGSVEKGNVSGMNVPERHYLLWAPLPRAYSNYFGRKVIRFLLTIQGLGAFFLITLGVIFTKFRRARSVVWPLIWQELNRSGVKLLPMFLFLSLAMGLVVIGQAVSWLTRVNAVQYLGTIMVLVVVREIGPMLTALLVLARAGTSNVIELGTARALGEVEALEALVIDPIHYLVMPRVIGMAIGVFSLTVYFILGSLLSGYMWAFLQDVPLRPTDYFEQLAGALSYTDFIVLGTKSILFGVIISVITCYHGLAQPLQLEEVSNATVRAVAQSVIACVALDALFIVIYLVL, via the coding sequence GTGTTTTTGGTTGGCGGATATGAGGTAGGTTTTACCCTGCTTGCAGTGGTGGGGCAAAGCACATACTCTGGCAGCGTGGAAAAGGGCAATGTCAGCGGGATGAATGTGCCGGAGCGGCACTATTTGTTGTGGGCACCATTGCCCCGGGCTTATTCGAATTACTTCGGTCGCAAGGTGATTCGTTTTTTGCTGACGATTCAGGGATTGGGAGCTTTCTTTCTGATCACGCTGGGGGTGATCTTCACGAAGTTTCGCAGGGCGCGGAGTGTGGTTTGGCCTTTGATCTGGCAGGAGTTGAATCGGTCGGGGGTGAAGTTGTTGCCTATGTTTTTGTTTTTGTCGCTGGCAATGGGTTTGGTGGTGATCGGGCAGGCGGTGTCGTGGTTGACGCGGGTGAATGCGGTTCAGTATTTGGGGACGATCATGGTGCTGGTGGTGGTGCGGGAGATTGGGCCGATGTTGACGGCGTTGCTGGTGTTGGCGCGGGCGGGGACGTCGAATGTGATTGAATTGGGGACGGCGCGGGCATTGGGTGAGGTGGAAGCGCTGGAGGCGTTGGTGATTGATCCGATACATTACCTGGTGATGCCGCGGGTGATCGGGATGGCAATTGGGGTGTTTTCGTTGACGGTGTATTTCATCCTGGGTTCGTTGTTGAGCGGGTATATGTGGGCATTCCTGCAGGATGTGCCGTTGCGGCCGACCGATTATTTTGAGCAGCTGGCGGGGGCGTTGTCGTATACCGATTTTATCGTGCTGGGGACGAAGTCGATTTTGTTCGGAGTGATCATTTCGGTGATTACGTGTTATCACGGCCTGGCGCAGCCGTTGCAGTTGGAGGAGGTCTCGAATGCGACGGTGCGGGCGGTGGCGCAGAGTGTGATTGCCTGTGTGGCCCTGGATGCGCTGTTTATTGTCATTTACCTGGTATTGTGA
- a CDS encoding ATP-binding cassette domain-containing protein, whose translation MQTPPDTAPEGTPVIEMRGVNIGSLMNPKVTMLEGVDWTVQAGEFWVIAGMQGSGKSDLLSTAAGLISPQGGEYRLFGNEMPIFEGPLLKERLRIGLVFDGGQLFHHLTVGENVALPYRYHKGLSIQEAEPRLREVLKLTGLEDWAGSTPGAIGRNLKKRTGLARALILEPEVLLLDNPLGGLDLRQTSWWLGLMDQLAKGHEFLKGRPTTLVVTTDDLRHWRGRPKQFAILQEKRFVALGNKPEEAMAAHPIVKELLAEELPDI comes from the coding sequence ATGCAAACCCCGCCTGATACAGCGCCTGAAGGAACCCCGGTGATTGAGATGCGGGGGGTGAACATCGGGTCGTTGATGAATCCAAAGGTGACGATGTTGGAAGGGGTGGATTGGACGGTGCAGGCGGGGGAGTTTTGGGTCATTGCGGGGATGCAGGGATCGGGGAAGAGCGATTTGCTCTCGACAGCGGCGGGTTTGATTTCACCGCAGGGCGGGGAGTACCGGTTGTTCGGGAATGAGATGCCGATTTTCGAAGGGCCGCTTTTGAAGGAGCGGTTAAGGATTGGATTGGTGTTTGATGGGGGACAGTTGTTTCATCATTTGACGGTGGGGGAGAACGTGGCGTTGCCCTACCGATATCATAAGGGATTGTCGATCCAGGAGGCGGAGCCCCGGTTGAGAGAGGTTTTAAAGCTGACTGGCCTGGAGGATTGGGCGGGCAGTACGCCGGGGGCGATTGGGCGCAATTTGAAGAAGCGGACGGGTTTGGCCCGGGCGTTGATACTGGAGCCGGAGGTGTTGTTGCTGGACAATCCGTTAGGCGGGTTGGATCTCAGGCAAACGAGCTGGTGGCTGGGACTAATGGATCAATTGGCCAAGGGGCATGAGTTCTTGAAGGGTCGGCCGACCACATTGGTGGTGACGACGGATGATTTAAGACATTGGCGAGGCAGGCCCAAGCAATTTGCAATTTTACAAGAAAAGAGATTTGTAGCGTTGGGGAACAAACCGGAAGAGGCGATGGCGGCGCATCCGATAGTAAAAGAGTTGTTGGCAGAGGAATTGCCGGATATTTAG
- a CDS encoding MlaD family protein, with protein MALQDLTPQLRTRLSHMERAVGWFVLLATLLLLGGFAYYLYTTAKNKGWFLIKVPYYTFTDRATGLKVGDPVQLMGLSVGHITDIQPQPPYDLEHNICIDFVIVHPYDGYLWTEGSHAKVTAAALDLLGKRVVEVTKGTNGYPTYIFSPLHTNTMAEIERLPNREEYVLAQEVWAVVNSNSTMVAKALLPLTNGVLEKIRPYVTAGLTITPTNQQRNKLMAVWDDHNAWYVAFNGRNRYGLVPDESPALTDRAERLVASVEAALPNILGLTNQLSATLSNSASMTSNLNVVAQSIQPVITNMTFITAQLQGQGTLGDWLIPTNMHRQLDVTLTNVNTTVSDADSNLVVLAESLTKSLNNLADVTSNLNGQVQANTNILTHLSDTIVHSDQFIQGLKHHWLLRSAFKTKKTNSPPAKVHLQLESPKSATEK; from the coding sequence ATGGCGTTGCAAGATCTGACCCCACAATTAAGAACCCGGCTCAGCCATATGGAACGGGCGGTAGGCTGGTTCGTGCTGCTGGCGACACTTTTATTGCTTGGTGGTTTTGCGTATTACCTTTACACAACCGCGAAAAACAAAGGGTGGTTTTTGATCAAGGTGCCTTATTACACGTTCACGGACCGGGCTACGGGATTGAAGGTGGGCGACCCGGTTCAGTTGATGGGATTGTCGGTTGGCCACATCACTGACATACAACCTCAGCCACCATATGATTTGGAACACAACATTTGCATCGATTTCGTCATCGTCCACCCGTACGACGGTTATCTTTGGACGGAGGGGTCGCATGCGAAGGTGACGGCTGCGGCCCTGGATTTGTTGGGCAAACGGGTGGTGGAAGTGACCAAGGGGACGAACGGGTATCCAACTTATATATTTAGCCCGCTCCATACGAACACAATGGCGGAAATTGAGCGTTTGCCAAACCGCGAGGAATATGTTTTGGCACAGGAGGTATGGGCCGTGGTCAACTCGAATTCAACAATGGTGGCCAAAGCCCTGCTGCCCTTGACGAATGGCGTTCTGGAGAAGATTCGACCATACGTGACTGCAGGACTCACCATCACCCCCACAAATCAACAAAGGAACAAGCTCATGGCGGTTTGGGACGATCACAACGCCTGGTACGTGGCTTTTAATGGGCGGAACCGTTATGGCTTGGTCCCTGACGAATCGCCCGCGCTAACGGATCGCGCAGAACGGTTGGTTGCTTCTGTCGAGGCGGCATTGCCTAATATCCTGGGACTGACGAACCAGCTATCGGCCACGCTCTCCAACAGCGCGAGCATGACCTCCAACCTGAATGTGGTGGCGCAAAGCATTCAACCGGTCATCACCAACATGACGTTCATTACGGCACAACTACAAGGCCAGGGAACGCTGGGCGATTGGCTGATTCCGACAAATATGCACCGGCAACTGGACGTGACGTTAACGAACGTGAATACAACGGTTTCAGATGCGGATTCCAATCTGGTGGTGCTGGCTGAAAGCTTGACGAAATCGCTCAATAATCTGGCCGATGTGACGAGTAATTTGAATGGGCAGGTGCAGGCCAATACAAACATTTTGACCCATCTCTCGGATACAATTGTACATAGTGATCAGTTCATACAAGGATTGAAACATCATTGGCTGCTCCGATCGGCGTTCAAGACCAAGAAAACCAATTCGCCTCCCGCCAAGGTGCATCTCCAACTGGAATCGCCCAAGTCGGCCACCGAAAAATGA
- a CDS encoding ATPase domain-containing protein: MTHTKRRGGLIKSATGIPGFDEITGGGLPENRTTLVMGGPGSGKSVFALQSLVEEVRRGEAGVLVSFQESPRQIVENAATFGWDLAELEKDKLVILDARIRPNTFNSIELYLSGMLAGIRVVANEMRAKRIVFDSFDAFLALLGDRTTERHEIARLRDWLLESGLTSVITSQSEVEDMFLTPRQTSMQFMADCVVRLDYRITNHTSSRSLRVLKYRGSGFIENEFPVVIGDKGMELTSTGIVESVRRVHKERVNGGIQKEIEGAQGKFKAQIESLSRKLEIKQAELDFLKTKTSSQARPARQGKQTSTKSTVRNRSGRTVRKSLETTSAALSPQKP; this comes from the coding sequence ATGACGCACACCAAACGACGTGGCGGGCTCATTAAATCGGCAACCGGAATTCCGGGCTTCGATGAAATTACAGGCGGTGGTTTACCCGAGAACAGGACAACTCTAGTCATGGGTGGGCCAGGCAGTGGCAAGAGCGTGTTTGCGCTGCAAAGTTTGGTGGAAGAGGTTCGCAGGGGCGAGGCTGGCGTTTTGGTGAGCTTCCAGGAGAGCCCTCGTCAGATTGTGGAGAATGCCGCCACTTTTGGCTGGGATCTGGCGGAACTGGAAAAGGATAAGTTGGTAATTCTGGATGCGCGGATTCGCCCCAACACCTTCAATTCGATTGAATTGTATTTGAGTGGCATGCTGGCTGGGATACGGGTGGTAGCCAACGAAATGCGTGCCAAACGGATTGTTTTTGATTCTTTTGATGCCTTTTTGGCGCTCCTGGGAGACCGAACAACCGAGCGGCATGAGATTGCCCGCCTTCGAGATTGGTTGCTGGAGAGCGGGTTAACGTCAGTAATCACCTCCCAGAGCGAAGTGGAGGATATGTTTCTGACTCCGCGACAGACTTCGATGCAGTTCATGGCCGACTGTGTGGTGCGTTTGGATTATCGGATTACAAATCATACTTCGTCCCGCAGTTTGCGAGTGCTGAAATATCGTGGGTCGGGTTTTATTGAAAACGAGTTTCCTGTGGTTATTGGGGACAAGGGAATGGAGCTAACCAGCACTGGGATCGTCGAGTCGGTTCGGCGCGTCCACAAAGAGCGTGTGAACGGGGGTATCCAGAAGGAGATAGAAGGTGCCCAGGGCAAGTTCAAAGCTCAAATCGAATCGTTGAGCAGGAAATTGGAAATCAAGCAGGCAGAATTGGATTTTCTTAAGACCAAGACAAGTTCCCAGGCACGGCCGGCAAGGCAGGGCAAGCAAACTTCGACGAAATCTACCGTTCGTAACCGAAGTGGCAGAACCGTCCGGAAGTCGTTAGAAACCACTTCAGCTGCACTCTCGCCTCAAAAGCCTTAA